Genomic segment of Actinomycetota bacterium:
TGAGCATCCCCGACCCTGCAGAGGAGCTGCGTCGTCTCTATCCGCCGATTCTCACCACGGCCCAGGTGGCGGAGATGATGCACTGCACGATCGGTGACGTTCGCGACAAGGTCCACCGCCGTGAGGTTCCGGCGCTGCGCTGGGGTCAGCAGTTCCGCTTCTTTCACGACGAGGTGATCGCGGCGATGATTCGTGTGGCTGGTGATGAACCCGACCTCGACAACGGGGACCTACCGGATGACACCGGCGGGGACAAGCCGTGACCGGCGGCGAGATCAAC
This window contains:
- a CDS encoding helix-turn-helix domain-containing protein, translated to MVFLIGWRTRYGQEPLTARGTIRNCHNVAYNRVVMSIPDPAEELRRLYPPILTTAQVAEMMHCTIGDVRDKVHRREVPALRWGQQFRFFHDEVIAAMIRVAGDEPDLDNGDLPDDTGGDKP